One region of Anthonomus grandis grandis chromosome 22, icAntGran1.3, whole genome shotgun sequence genomic DNA includes:
- the LOC126749053 gene encoding uncharacterized protein LOC126749053: MSTFAKIDILEERLEKLEDRQLEVERLLRRNNLLVFGMPSTCLDYEPLVYVILNLLNYHLGLNIRESDINNVYPLTNKDRSETIIKVEFQSFLKKKLVVDNAYKLKKRNIYVADDLCPEDQHYRKFLVKEMNAARAKGMNAKIVGYRVVIVNDSPTASTSSSIPENGPQKNKPKKRVTFALDNPPQPKRLRY, encoded by the coding sequence ATGAGtacctttgctaaaattgataTACTTGAGGAGCGACTAGAAAAACTTGAAGACAGACAACTGGAAGTCGAAAGGCTTTTGAGGCGTAATAACTTATTGGTATTCGGGATGCCTTCAACCTGCTTGGATTACGAGCCCTTGGTATATGTGATCTTGAATCTCCTGAACTACCATCTGGGTTTAAATATAAGAGAAAGCGATATTAATAATGTGTATCCCTTAACAAACAAAGATAGATCAGAAACAATAATTAAGGTGGAATTCCAGAGTTTTTTGAAGAAGAAACTAGTCGTAGATAATGCTTATAAGTTGAAAAAGAGGAACATATATGTAGCCGATGACTTGTGTCCGGAAGATCAACACTACCGGAAGTTTTTGGTTAAAGAAATGAATGCTGCGAGAGCAAAAGGGATGAATGCTAAAATAGTCGGCTATAGAGTGGTTATTGTGAATGACTCCCCCACGGCATCCACATCTTCTTCGATTCCAGAAAATGGACCccaaaaaaataaaccaaagaAAAGAGTCACTTTTGCATTGGATAATCCACCCCAACCAAAAAGGCTCAGGTACTAG